In Crinalium epipsammum PCC 9333, the following are encoded in one genomic region:
- a CDS encoding IS5/IS1182 family transposase, with translation MSSLLEYITSNPQETKRLLGIDYQQLQWLIVEAEALFNQSQAVEEESKVRIIKKGGGRKPKLAVTEQILLTLVYLHHMPTFQLLGVQFGVSESTAHNIFHDWIKILGELLPPSLLEQVKKKSNNWEKYKEVLEQWILVVDSSEQARERPTDYSNQKKYYSGKKKSHTLKNQFIILPDGSEIVDVTIGKPGPSSDINLFRERREKFATSQKFKADKGYIGESQIETPHKKPKLQELSIDQKRENKEISTQRIVVEHIIRLVKIFRVATERFRLRPKHYDQVIQIVCGLVRLRIGALMLAM, from the coding sequence CCTCAAGAAACTAAACGTTTGCTCGGAATTGATTACCAACAATTGCAATGGTTAATCGTAGAAGCAGAAGCTCTTTTCAATCAATCCCAAGCTGTAGAAGAAGAATCCAAAGTTAGAATAATAAAAAAAGGTGGTGGTAGAAAGCCAAAATTAGCTGTAACAGAGCAAATATTATTAACTTTAGTTTATCTGCACCATATGCCGACATTTCAACTACTAGGTGTGCAGTTTGGGGTGAGTGAATCAACGGCACACAATATATTCCATGACTGGATAAAAATTTTGGGTGAATTGTTGCCACCCTCACTTTTAGAACAAGTAAAAAAAAAATCCAATAATTGGGAAAAATATAAAGAAGTCCTGGAGCAGTGGATATTAGTAGTAGATAGCTCAGAACAAGCCAGGGAAAGACCTACCGATTACAGCAACCAGAAAAAGTATTATTCAGGAAAGAAGAAAAGCCATACACTAAAAAATCAGTTTATTATTTTACCAGATGGTTCAGAGATAGTAGACGTGACAATAGGGAAGCCTGGCCCAAGTAGCGATATCAATTTGTTTAGAGAGCGACGAGAAAAATTTGCAACTAGCCAAAAGTTTAAAGCGGACAAAGGTTATATAGGAGAAAGTCAAATTGAAACTCCACATAAGAAACCTAAGCTTCAAGAGTTAAGCATTGACCAAAAGCGAGAAAACAAGGAAATATCAACACAACGAATTGTAGTTGAACATATCATTAGATTGGTAAAAATTTTTCGAGTGGCTACTGAGCGATTTCGGTTGAGACCAAAACATTATGACCAAGTAATCCAGATAGTTTGTGGTTTAGTTAGGTTGAGGATTGGAGCCTTAATGCTAGCAATGTAA